Sequence from the Mytilus galloprovincialis chromosome 10, xbMytGall1.hap1.1, whole genome shotgun sequence genome:
ttggttgtgtttgtgcatgtttcaaaccagAAGTCTTAACTATTACTAAAAGTCAGGCTGATAatggaatcatatccggactccttttttgtcgtttttctcccaaaataactcaatcggaataatcataagaatggatgacaaatgcgacaatgcatgttacctatagaacacagaggcatgatgattgatttattgtggaaggaagagaagcgacacacaaaatgaggtcttctcgtttaatagtatagatacatgTAAAAGGGAATTCAGTtatatacatcaatgagacagcaattcaATAACATAAAATTCTAAAATCTTTAAGTCAAGCATGCATTTAAACTATTTGACATCTTACAAACTTTTGTGAAGACATAACATATGTTACAAGAtagaattgaattttgttttataacagGTTGTGGAAAGACTATGCTAATGGATATGTTCCATCAACATTGTAAAGTGAAGAAGAAAAGACGAGTTCATTTCCATAAGTTCATGTTAGATGTACATAAACGTAAGTTATGTTCTTTGTGCACTCACTTTAATTTCACACTGTCTAATCATattgacatttgaaaaaatataaatgtttacaattataactttaaaatagatattttaagGCAGCATCAAAGGTTCTGTTTCAAAGTGGATTTTATGACTTATAAAATTAGTGTAGGAAGGAAATGATTTCAAACACTAAATTAGCTTGATTAGTCACAAGAAGACTTTAtatgttttggtttttgtttgATGGAGTTTCTGTAACTGAAGTAAATAATGCTGCACATCAAATGTACATTTGAAGTATCTATTCTTTCTAAAGTGCACACTGTATTTCAGGCATACATGCAATAAAGCAAACTATACCTCGTCAGTATAATGTAAAGACGACACAGTCATTTGATCCAATAACTCCAGTTGCCAAGGAAATTAGTGAAGAAGCCTGGTTGTTGTGTTTTGATGAGTTTCAGGTAGCTACCAAATGTACTTTataaactttttacatttaaagaaatgaataatcaaagttacttttatcatgtttatatgttaGTAGGATTGAACCTATAAATGGAAAGCTTTGTTTATGTAGACACAACATATTGTACCTGACATGAGATAAGTGGTATATACTTATTAGACAGCAACCATACAACATTATACAGTATGGAACCATAATGACACCGTCACAACTGTAGGTCAACATAAAGTAATCAAACTACAGCCAGGTATTGATTATACCATATGTTACATGTATAGATATGTCATCCTGAATATCAACAAGCTGTAAATAAGTTCAAGTAAATCTACCAAAAATGTTATAACAATAGAAAATTCCTTGAAggtcaaaaacaaaaacaaagataacCCATGATGCAACTCTTGACTTTGAACTGTTAAATACAACAGCAGAAAATACCCAAAAAACTTGACAGTACAACAGACCACATCAACCACCAGCACCAAACTCCTCTgacaaaacttttaaacaaaaaataatcacaAGTAAACTACAGATACCATAACGTTCAGATAGCCTAACTTGAAACTGGCTTTATTGTAGTTATTTAAGGAAGTACATGAATTGTATTTCAAGATGTACTGAATATTGACAAATTCTGATGTTATTTTTGTTTCACAGGTTACTGACATAGCCGACTCAATTATAATGAAAACTTTATTTACATCTTTATTTAATCATGGTGTTGTTGTGGTGGCAACGTCTAACAGACCACCAGATGGTAAGATATAGTTCAATCAGAAATCTTTCATTACGAAAGTTTGGCCACTCTTAGTATCTTTATAATGCCAAGCAAATGAAAGAATTGGTCAGAAATGTTGATGTCAATTTCAACTTACAATCAATTTTGACATAAACTGTCAAACATTTCCTTATATAAGTAATGTTTtccttaaaacaattattttccatatttttcattatttttggccCTTTTGAAACTGCAATGACAAAAATTATCAGTAGAACAATAAAGGAGTAACTTCCACTTAATGTTTTCCAATGGCAAATAATTCAAGCATATTCCCAACAAACACAGCTTAGTAAAGAATACTAAAGCAGGTTCTGCAAAGTGTTTGGACTGGGATGAAGGGCATGGATTGTAACTGCAAGTGGAAAATGAAGCTGACATTTTGCATTACAACAGGACACCTGCAAAACATTCCATTCTACCTTCAAAAAATGTTCTTTTACCTAATGTGAAGATTAAATTCCGCgaggtgaaccaacgcctgtgaCATCGTTTTGgtagagtccctgaagtggataccttggtatgccgggttgtcaaatcatgcaaatgaatgcaatccttaaataataattaaaattgacaacaacacttcaaaagatctgcaattttattacctatgtctacatgtttcgcctgcaaggcaggcttcatcaggacaatttttatacagaaattgagcccctgaagtactccaaagtggtgcattgaatttgacgtcgtcatggtgagagaaacaatgaaaagtgaaagtagcaatacagagttataaatagataagataaatatagaaaatttcaagttacattgtatacaaactttaattttctatatttatcttatctatttataactctgtattgctactttcacttttcattgtttctctcaccatgacgacgtcaaattcaatgcaccactttggagtacttcaggggctcaatttctgtataaaaattgtcctgatgaagcctgccttgcaggcgaaacatgtagacataggtaataaaattgcagatcttttgaagtgttgttgtcaattttaattattattaatgtgAAGATTGTAATATAATTAAGCTTTTGACAATGAATAAGATTCCTTAAGAGAAATAAGCTACTATGTCCAGCCAGTATGAGAGCTTACTTCGTTTATATCTCTAATCAGTTTTATTGATAGTTTGACATATTTCACAGgcttttgtttaatattgtagATTTATATAAAAATGGCTTACAGAGAGGAAATTTTGTTCCTTTTATTGACAGATTGAAAGTAAGTATACaagtaaaaattggtttcatCTCCATCTTATTTTTTACACTTAATTCTAATTTTGAAATACACTACATTCAAGTAACaaaattaaagatttcagttatcaaaaatttatcaaaaataatgTTCTCTTGAACGAAAGTTACGTTTTTAACATTAAGCtgacctaaaaaaaatgtaaaaatacaatCCCTaggaaaaattaaagattttgtcaaattgaaAATTACATGATTTTGTACTGTCTACACAGAAAATTACTTCATAgttcatactttttattatacgaccgcaaaaatttaaattttttggtcgtatattgctatcacgttggcgtcgtcgtcgtcgtcgtcgtcgtccgaatacttttatttttcgcactctaatttttgtaaaagtgaatagaaatcaatgaaattttaacacaaggtttatgaccacaaaaggaaggttgggattgattttgggagttttggtcccaacattttaggaattaggggccaaaaagggcccaaataagcattttcttggttttcgcactataactttagtttaagttaatagaaatttatgaaattttgacacaaggtttatgaccacaaaaggaaggttgggattgattttgggagttttggttccaacagtttaggaattaagggccaaaaaagggcccaaataagcattattcttggttttcgcacaataactttagtataagtaaatagaaatcaatgaaattttaacacaaggtttatgaccacaaaaggaaggtttggattgatttttggagttgagattttaacaaaaattgaatctttggggttctttgatatgctgaatttaaaaatgtacttagatttttaattattagcctagttttcaagttcgtccaaatgggggtccaaaattaaactttttttgatttcatcaaaaattgaataaatgggttctttgatatgccaaaacTAACTgggtatgtagattcttaatttttagtccagttttcaaattggtctacattaaggtccaaagagtccaaaattaaactaagtttgatttcaacaaaaattaaattcttgggcttatttgatatgctttatctaaatatgtactttgatttttgattatgggcccagtttttaagttggtccaaatcagaattccatatcaagtattgtgcaatagcaagaaattttcaattgcacagtattgcacaatagcaagaaatatctaattgcacaatattgtgcaatagcaattaattttcaattggacttatctttctttgtatagaatagtagttgataatatatgttggaaatttgccagacatgactatgatgtcattttctatttttatttgccaataactttatgtaaataacttcattggaaatttgccaatataaaatgttgctgatgaagctttttttccttatcttatctaaaatgtttttagatagtgtatgttggacatttgccagacatgactatgatgtcattttctatttttatttgccaataactttatgtaaataacttcattggaaatttgccaatctaaaatgtttctgatgaagttttttttattgttttatacaataaacaatgtatattcacttttactaccaaccaatctttaccattcagtgataacaagcactttattttacattttaatattttatgatgtatttaaaagagtagttattgttgcaaactccattagaaatttgaattgatatcagttttggaaaaagggaaacggggatgtgaaaaaaaaagggggggtttaaatttttctcatttcagatttcataaataaaaagaaaatttcttcaaacatttttttgagaggattaatattcaacagcatagtgaattgctcaaaggcaaaaaaaaacttttaagttcattagaccacattcattctgtgtcagaaacctatgctatgtcaactatttaattttagatttaaaaagtttgaagaagaaatctttaattgatttgtaaaatcttgacatttgttttgtgtaaaaaaaaacccatgtattgtcaaaaatttgatcacaatccaaattcagagctgtatcacgcttgaatgttttgtccatacttgccccaactgttcagggttcgacctctgcggtcgtataaagctgtgccctgcggagcacctggttttattttaaaagcatttataTAAGAATGATATCATAACAAATTATTGCTTTGTAACTATGTATAACATTTGACCAATTTTGGGGGCTGGTGCACCTTTTCATATCATAGCATTgatgaattatctcccctgagTAAACTGTTGAATAGTGTTAACTGGAAAAtctccaaattatctcccctgaGTAAACTTTGTATAGTGTTGACTGGAAAATATTCCATTctcaaagaaaagaaattaagtaaagaaattgtttaataaatttcattctttaatgtgttttttaaatttataattcaaaCAATGCTATGTTAAATATAGGAACAATGACCCAAGTATTATATGCTGTAATAGcagtattttcttcttttttttcagaaaagatGTGATGTTTTATGTTTAAACTCTGGTGTAGATTACAGAATGGAAACACTACCATCATCAGgaaaagtttattttttgtatgttataaAATACAGCTAAAACTACATAATATGTATATTATGCAAAAAACACAACACTTTAGAATGTTGACTAAACGTACATTGGCAATACaatcaattttaaatgcaaaatgTACTGACTCAAAAAAAGTTATTTCACATTAAACtaaatttttgaaattgttatCAGATTTTTGTTCATGTCTGTTAAGTAAATTTTTACTTTGGCCTGCCATATGATGTGGCTGTTTGTTGAACTTTAAGGCTCTAGATatggtacattttgtattttgacTAATTACATCAAATTTACATAAAGGGCAAATCAGGACTTTCTGCATATTTAATACTGCTAAAGATGTAATATTTTGATGATATTCAtatcagtttttatacgaccgcaaaaattgaaaatttttggtcgtatattggtatcacgttgacGTCATCTGCGTGGTCGTCAGCGTCGTCGGcatcgtcgtcgtcagcgtcgtccgaatacttttagttttcgcactctaactttagtaaaagtaaatagaaatctatgaacttttaacacaaggttaatgaccacaaaaggaaggttgggattgattttgcgagttttggtctcaacagtttaggaattaggggccaaaaaagggcccaaaaaatcattttcttggttttcccactataactttagtttaagtaaatagaaatctatgaaattttgacacaaggtttaggaccacaaaaggaaggttgggattgattttgggagttttggtctcaacagtttaggaattaggggccaaaaaagggcccaaataagtattattcttggttttcgcacaataactttagtataagtaaatagaaatcaatgaaatttcaacacaaggtgtatgaccacaaaaggaagctttggattgattttgggagttgaggtcccaacagtttaggaattaggggccaaaaaggggcccaaataagcattattcttggttttcgcaccataactttagtataagtaaatagaaatctatgaaatttaaacacaaggtttatgaccataaaaggaaggttgggtttgattttgggagttttggtcccaacagtttaggaataaggggcccaaacggtccaaaattgaactttgtttgatttcatcaaaaattgaataattggggttctttgaaatgctgaatctaactgtgtatgtatattcttaatttttggtcccgttttcaaattggtctacattaaggtcaaaagggtccaaaattaaccttagtttgattttaacaaaaattgaattcttggggttctttgatatgctgaatctaaaaatgtacttagatttttgattattggcccagttttcaagttggtccaaatcggggtccaaaattaaactttgtttgatttcatcaaaaattgaataattggggttctttgatatgccaaatctaactgtgtatgtagattcttaatttttggtcctgttttcaaattggtctacattaaagtcaatgggtccaaaattaaactaagtttgattttaacaaaaattgaattcttgggcttttttgatatgctgaatcgtAAATattcttagatttttgattatgggcccagttttcaagttgattcaaatcaggatccaaaattattatattaagtattgtgcaatagcaagaaattttcaattgcacagtattcagcaatagcaagaaatcttcaattgcacagtattgtgcaatagcaagaaattttcaattgcacagtattgtgcaatagcaagaaatcttcaattgcacagtattgtgcaatagcaaatattttcaattgcacagtattgcgcaatagcaagaaatatctaattgcacaatattgtgcaatagcaagaaattttcaattggagttatctttctttgtccagaatagtagttgaatcaacttaaatcattgttttatacaatatacaatgtatattcacttttactaccaactggtaaattaaaacaatctttaccattcagtgataacaagcactttattttacattttaatattttataatgtatttaaatgagtagttattgttgcaaactccattagaaatttgaattgagatcagttttggaaaaagggatagggggatgtgaaaaaaaaatgggggtgggggcttaaatttttctcatttcagatttcataaatagaaaaaaaatttcttcaaacatttttttgagaggattaatattcaacagcatagtgaattgctcaaaggcaaaacaaatattttaagttcattagaccacattcattctgtgtcagaaacctatgctgtgtcaactatttaatcacaatccaaatttacagctgaatccagcttgaatgttgtgtccatacttgccccaaccgttcagggttcaacctctgcggtcgtataaagctgcgccctgcggagcatctggttttgcAAATTATATACCCCAGCAATGTATAAATCACATGAACTATGTCTTCAAATATAGAATACCCTTATTACTCTAGGCACGTGCAAATCCAAGAagaaaataatgattaaaaaaatatgattttgtgttttttcatgtCACATCCCTTATCAACATTGACAAATATTGACTATTTAGTATGTgcaaaaagtcaaaataaaaacatgttttttactTTACAGAACCGGTGATGCTAACATACAGACAGAAGTGGATGATATTTTTCACGAAATTGCTGCTACTGAAAATGATGGTAGGTATAATTTATATTGCTAAATTTTAGTTGTAATAATATATCTGTAGAAAATAGATACCCAACCTCTAATGAAATATGAGAAAAAATGACTTGACTGAAATACAAAGCAAAACTCAATTACCCCAATGTGTTAAATACCACAACCAAATTTCCAAGTCTTGCAATATGCACAATAAAGGAAAACATGCTGTCAAAATATCAGTGATATGCTATTCTGCACATCTGAAATATggtcttataaaaatgaaatataaccaAAATTACTGTCAGAAGCAATATATGAAGGTGGTAGtgtaaagtaaaaacacaaaaatactgaactccgaggaaaattcaaaaagg
This genomic interval carries:
- the LOC143047118 gene encoding AFG1-like ATPase isoform X2, coding for MRQWKPTWYCVFKGCGKTMLMDMFHQHCKVKKKRRVHFHKFMLDVHKRIHAIKQTIPRQYNVKTTQSFDPITPVAKEISEEAWLLCFDEFQVTDIADSIIMKTLFTSLFNHGVVVVATSNRPPDDLYKNGLQRGNFVPFIDRLKKRCDVLCLNSGVDYRMETLPSSGKVYFLTGDANIQTEVDDIFHEIAATENDVERPKVLEVFGRELLLPRTCGGLLDTTFNDMCVKALGAVDYLEISKEFHTVILRHIPQMTLRQKSAARRFITMVDTLYDNQVRLICTAEKEPKYLFQSSAISQLDYESNRMLMDDLGIQEQSDLSQASIFTGEEELFAFDRTISRLTEMQTEEYWAHRDPTKNS